Within Stella humosa, the genomic segment CGACGGCGACCTGGGAAGCAGCCTTGCCCGCGGCGCCCAGAGCCTGCGCGCGACCATGGAAGCGACGGCGGGCGACGATCCGGCACGGATGGCCTCTGCCATGGCGGCCGCGTGGCGCCGCGATGTCGGCGGCACGTCCGGGCCGCTCTATGCCGTGTTCCTGCTGGAAGCCGGGAGCCGGCTGGCAGAGGCGGTTGGGCCGCCCACCCCGGCCGACTGGGCGGATGCCTTCCTGGCAGGCTGTGCCGCCATCGCCGGACTGGGCGGGGCCGAACGCGGCGACCGCACGATGCTGGATGCGCTGTGGCCGGCAGCCGAACGCTTCCAGGCGCGGCTGGCCGAGGGTGCCGCCCCGGCCGATGCCTGGGCCGCGGCGGTCGAGGCCGCCCGCCAGGGTGCGGAGGCGACCCGCCACATCCGTGCCCGCCGCGGCCGGTCGAGCTATCTGGGCGAGCGCGTCATCGGCACCCCGGACCCGGGCGCCGTTGCCGTCGTCCGCTGGCTGGAGGCGCTGGCCGGGCGCAACTGAAGGCCGTCAGACCGGGCGGCCCAGCAGCCGGCGGACGAACGCCACCACTTCGGGCGGGTCGAAGGGCTTCTCCAGCACTTCGCACCCGGCCTCGATCAGGAACTCCGCCGCCGAGGCGCCCAGCGAATCGCCGGTCATGAAGGCGATCGGCGTCCCCGGCCGGCCCGGCCGGCTGACGGCGCGCCACAGGTCGCGGCCGTCGATGTCCGGCATGCGGATGTCGCTCAGCACCAGGTCGAAATGCAGCCGCTCCAGCAGGTCGAGCGCGCCGCGGCCGGATTCGACGACGGTCACGCGAAAGCCGGCGCCGTCCAGGATCTCGCCCAGCATGGCGGCGATGTCGGGCTCGTCGTCGACCACAAGCACGTGCCGGCCGACGCCCGTCGCGTCGGCCGTCGCCAGTTCCTCGATATCTCCGTCCTCGCCTTCGCCCAGCGGCAGCTCGACCACGAAGGCAGCACCGCCGCCCGCTGCCTCCTCCACCCAGATCGCACCGTCATGGCCGGCGACGATGCCATGGCAGACCGATAGCCCGACGCCAGTGCCGACCCCGGCCGGCTTGGTCGTGAAGAACGGATCGAAGATGCGCCGCCGCAGGTGCGGGTCGACGCCCGGCCCATTGTCGGCCACCGTCAGGCGCACGCGCGCGCCGCCCGGCAACAGGGCGGCCGTCACCGCCAGCCGACGCGGCGTTGGCGCTTCCATCAATGCCTGCTGGGCGTTCAGCAGCAGGTTCAACACCACCTGGCCCAGTTGGTCCTCGTCGGCCCACAGCAGCGGCAGGTCGTCGGGAACCACAACCTGCAGCTCGACGCCCGAGGTGCGCAGGGGATAGGCGACGATGTCGAGTGCGGCCCGGACGACGGCGGTGAGCGCCACCCGCCGGCGCTCCGGCGGGCGCTGGCGGGCCATGGCGAGGAAGGTCTTGACGATGCGGGCGCAGCGGTCGGCGGCGGCCCGGATCTTGACGGCGCGGGCCCGCGTGCGCTCGTCGCGCGATGTCTCTTCCATCAGGAAGGACTGGCCGACGACGACCGACAGCGGGTTGTTCAGCTCGTGCGCCACCCCGGCCAGCAGCGAACCCAGGGCGGCCAGCTTCTCGCTCTGGATCAGGGCCTCGCGCTGGCGCTGGATCTCGGCCGAGGCGCGGCGCTTCTCGGTCACGTCGCGGAAGATGAGCTGGAGCCGGTCGCGCTGCCCCGCCGCGACCTTGGTTCCCGTCGTCTCGACGATGAAGCGGGTGCCGTCGACGCGCAGCATCTCGCGCTCGCGATAGGGCGCCGGCTGGCCGGAATCGCGCACGACCCGCGCCCGCAGCCGCGCGATCGCGTGATACTCCGGCGGAACGAAGTCGTAGATGTCGCGCCCGACCAGTTCCCGGTCGCTGGCGGCACCCATCATGCGCACGGCCGCAGCATTGGCCGACATGATGATCTGGTGCTCGGTGATCATGATGCCGTCGGGGGCGGCCTCGAACAGGCGGCGGTAGGTCTCCTCGGAATCCTGGCGGGCGGCCTCGCTGCGGGCGCGGTTGATCGCGACGCCGACCAGGTTGGCCACGGCGCGCAGCGCCTCCACCTCGATCGGGTGCCAGATGCGGTCGCTGCTGCAATCGTCGAGGCCGACCGTGCCCCACACCTGCTGGCCGATCATCACCGGCATGCGCAGCAGCGAGCGCACGCCGATCGCCTCCAGGAAGGCGCGCTTGCCGGGATCGAGGTCGCGGGTCAGGGCCTGCTCGGTCTCGCCCTGCTCGCGCCGGTCCCACCAGTCGGCGAAGGCCGCGTGGCGCGCCGCGTCCATGCCGGGGGGCATCGGCGTGGGTGGCGGCGGGGCACCGGGCGCGTTCCACACCACCAGGTCGACCAGGCGCCGGTCGCCATCGTCGCCATGGCGGATCTCGGTCAGGATCACCCGGCTGGCCGACAGCACCTCGCCCGCGCGCGCCAGCAGCAGGCGCGTCTGCTCCAGCCAGCTCTCGCCCGAAAGGATGCGGGCGGCGGCCTCGGCCACGGCGGCCAGGATGGCCTGGTGGCGCTCGGCATCCTCCTCGGCCTGGCGCTGGGCGGTCACGTCCGTGAAGGTGGTGATGAAACCGCCATTGCGGGCAAAGTTGTGCCGCACGAAGAGGATCGTGCCGTCCGGCCGGCGCCGCTCGTAGCTTTCCGGCCGGGTCGAGGCCAGCCAGTCCGAATGGGTGCGGAACACCGCCTCGAACGAGGAGTCGCCGAATTCGCCGTTGGCGGCCTGGGCGCGCACCAGGTCGACCATGGAGACGCCACGGCGCTTCATCTCGTCCGGCAGGCCGGCCAGTTCGAACGCGCGGTCGTTCCAGGCGACCAGACGATGCTCGCCATCGAAGGCGACGATGCCGTCGCTCATGTTCTCCAGAGTCGTCTGGAGAATCTGCGAGCGCTCGGCCGCGCGCGCTTCGCGGCGCTTCAGGTCGGTGACGTCGATGCGGATCGAGACCAGCCCGCCATCCGGCATGGTGCGGTCGACGAGGCGGATCCAACGGCCGTCGATCCGCTCCACCTCGAAAGGCGGCAAGTTCTGGCGGCGCTCGCGTCGGCGGCGCTCGATATAGGCCTCGATCTCCGGCTGCAGCATCTGGAGCTGCGGTGCGTTGAGGCGGGCCCGGGCGTGGGAAGCGAAGTCGACCCCCGGATAGGTCAGGTCGTTGAAATCGCGATAGAGGTCGCGATAGCGGCGGTTGAAAAGGACGAGCCGGTCGTCCGCATCCCACACCGCGAACCCTTCCTCCAGCGCCTCGATCGCATCCGACAGCACCGGCAGGGTGGCCGAGCCGCGCGGCCATATCTCGATGCGGCGGCCATCGGCCAGGTCCAGCCGCTCGACCTCGCCCACCACCGGGCGGCCGTCGGCGACGAGGGCCGCGTAGGAGCGGTTGACGGCGCCGGGACTGCCATCGGCGGCGATCATGCGGGCGGGTGCGGCCAGCAGGTCGAGCAGGCCGACCAACGTGGCGTCGGCAGCGCTCGCACATTCCTCCGGCCGGGTGGATCGGATGGGGTCGCTCATGGCATCGTCCGGGGAAGAGGCGGCGGGAACCTAGCATGGACCCGGCCGCCCGGCCAAACGAACCCCATCCAATGCACGAGGAAACCCCGACATGAGCGAGCTTCGCGAGATCACGGGCGGACTGCGCTTTCCCGAAGGCCCCGTCGCCATGGCCGACGGCTCGGTCCTGCTGGTCGAGATCGCGGCGAGCAGGCTGACCCGCGTCGCCGCCGACGGCACGAAATCCACCGCCTCGCAGGTCGGCGCCGGGCCGAACGGGGCTGCCATCGGCCCCGACGGCCAATGCTGGATCTGCAACAATGGCGGCTTCAAGTGGCACGAGGAGCCGGGGATGATCCGCCCCGTGCTGCAGGCGGAGGACTACTCCGGCGGGCGGATCGAGCGCGTCGACCTGGCGACCGGCAAGGTCGAGCGCATGTATGACACGGCCGGCGGCTTCGGCCTGCGCGGGCCGAACGACCTGGTGTTCGACGCCCATGGCGGCGTCTGGTTCACCGACCTCGGCAAGGCGCGCGCCCGCGACATGGACCGCGGCGGCGTCTACTACGCCCGGGCCGACGGCAGCGGCATCCGCGAGGTCATCCACCCGATGGTGACGCCCAACGGCATCGGCCTGTCGCCGGACGGGCGCACGCTCTATGTCGCCGAGACCGAGCCGGGGCGGCTCTGGGCCTTTGACATCGTCGCGCCGGGCGAGGTCTCGAAGCTGCCCTGGCCTTCGCCGCATGGCGGCCGCCTCGTGGTCGGGCTCGAGGGGTTCCAGCGGTTCGATTCGCTGGCCGTCCAGGCCGACGGCGCCATCTGCGTCGCCACCCTGATGTCGGGCCGCATCACCATCGTCGATCCCGATGGCGGCAACCTGCGCTTCGTCGAGATGCCGGAGCCCTATCCCACCAACATCTGCTTCGGCGGCCCCGACCGGAAGACTGCCTACATCACCCTGTCGATGACCGGGCGGCTGGTGGCCATGGACTGGCCGGTGCCGGGTGCGGCCCTCAACTATCTCGACGTGCAGCCCTGAGACCGGCGGTCAGGCAAGACCGCCCGCCTCCTCGATGAAGGAGACGATCTCGGGCACGCCGTTGCCGGCCTTGAGGTTGGA encodes:
- a CDS encoding PAS-domain containing protein is translated as MSDPIRSTRPEECASAADATLVGLLDLLAAPARMIAADGSPGAVNRSYAALVADGRPVVGEVERLDLADGRRIEIWPRGSATLPVLSDAIEALEEGFAVWDADDRLVLFNRRYRDLYRDFNDLTYPGVDFASHARARLNAPQLQMLQPEIEAYIERRRRERRQNLPPFEVERIDGRWIRLVDRTMPDGGLVSIRIDVTDLKRREARAAERSQILQTTLENMSDGIVAFDGEHRLVAWNDRAFELAGLPDEMKRRGVSMVDLVRAQAANGEFGDSSFEAVFRTHSDWLASTRPESYERRRPDGTILFVRHNFARNGGFITTFTDVTAQRQAEEDAERHQAILAAVAEAAARILSGESWLEQTRLLLARAGEVLSASRVILTEIRHGDDGDRRLVDLVVWNAPGAPPPPTPMPPGMDAARHAAFADWWDRREQGETEQALTRDLDPGKRAFLEAIGVRSLLRMPVMIGQQVWGTVGLDDCSSDRIWHPIEVEALRAVANLVGVAINRARSEAARQDSEETYRRLFEAAPDGIMITEHQIIMSANAAAVRMMGAASDRELVGRDIYDFVPPEYHAIARLRARVVRDSGQPAPYREREMLRVDGTRFIVETTGTKVAAGQRDRLQLIFRDVTEKRRASAEIQRQREALIQSEKLAALGSLLAGVAHELNNPLSVVVGQSFLMEETSRDERTRARAVKIRAAADRCARIVKTFLAMARQRPPERRRVALTAVVRAALDIVAYPLRTSGVELQVVVPDDLPLLWADEDQLGQVVLNLLLNAQQALMEAPTPRRLAVTAALLPGGARVRLTVADNGPGVDPHLRRRIFDPFFTTKPAGVGTGVGLSVCHGIVAGHDGAIWVEEAAGGGAAFVVELPLGEGEDGDIEELATADATGVGRHVLVVDDEPDIAAMLGEILDGAGFRVTVVESGRGALDLLERLHFDLVLSDIRMPDIDGRDLWRAVSRPGRPGTPIAFMTGDSLGASAAEFLIEAGCEVLEKPFDPPEVVAFVRRLLGRPV
- a CDS encoding SMP-30/gluconolactonase/LRE family protein → MSELREITGGLRFPEGPVAMADGSVLLVEIAASRLTRVAADGTKSTASQVGAGPNGAAIGPDGQCWICNNGGFKWHEEPGMIRPVLQAEDYSGGRIERVDLATGKVERMYDTAGGFGLRGPNDLVFDAHGGVWFTDLGKARARDMDRGGVYYARADGSGIREVIHPMVTPNGIGLSPDGRTLYVAETEPGRLWAFDIVAPGEVSKLPWPSPHGGRLVVGLEGFQRFDSLAVQADGAICVATLMSGRITIVDPDGGNLRFVEMPEPYPTNICFGGPDRKTAYITLSMTGRLVAMDWPVPGAALNYLDVQP